Proteins from one Candidatus Stygibacter australis genomic window:
- a CDS encoding T9SS type A sorting domain-containing protein, giving the protein MKMVRFVFLILVLSSQLFADGTPAEGAGTENDPYQIAILDNLLWLSTTDTVWDSTYHFLQTTDIDASDTQNWNDGEGFSPIGRLHNFTFMGNYNGGYYEIDCLYINRPNSDHIGFFGNIQEANIEAIGLTNVEVTGNAYVGGLVGKSNLSSSISESFIEGIVGGNFCVGGLVGHCYNTSISGSFAAGNVSGDESIGGLIGYCNSSPIVGSSQICDSYAMCSITGNNYAGGLVGYNIYSTYSQSYYDYETVLINDQHIISVGALTSELYDAWMDNDLTLEITEYLSYDGEYYLINDTADFEKLLAFGYESTYSYKLTEDIDLTSNPDFYIPFFSGTINGDLHTINGLNVNIPQNGRIGLLGYIYEATIENLGVTNVNVIGLRDVGGLAGASFMSLISNCYSTGSVNGSAMAGGLLGLNYMSTLSESFSACSVTGNSSIGGLIGFNGQSIISKSYAVGSVDGANLQVGGLVGENCYSSIISESFAAGNVNGYMYVGGLAGTNDESEIIDSYATGNVIGEDSKVGGLVGQNRDSSISRCYETGMATASECVGGLIGIQINGSINNSIWNIETSGQALGYATNYSGTITNLLGKTTAEMLLMSTYTDISWDFWGESINGDEDIWDIDEDINEGYPFIYDIEIPVSNDEMVIENVKCKIENYPNPFNPVTNICYALGEDAENVTLAVYNIKGQRIWSKQLKETGRGNHSLIWSGEGLASGIYFYMIKVDENTSTGKMIMLK; this is encoded by the coding sequence ATGAAGATGGTAAGATTTGTTTTTTTAATTTTAGTTTTATCAAGTCAGCTTTTTGCTGATGGCACTCCTGCTGAAGGTGCTGGGACAGAAAATGATCCATATCAAATTGCAATTTTAGATAATCTGCTTTGGCTAAGCACAACTGACACGGTTTGGGATAGTACTTATCACTTTCTCCAAACTACTGATATTGATGCCAGTGATACTCAGAATTGGAATGATGGCGAGGGCTTTAGTCCCATCGGGAGGCTTCACAACTTCACATTCATGGGAAACTATAATGGAGGTTACTACGAAATAGATTGTCTGTATATCAACAGGCCGAACTCCGATCACATCGGATTCTTTGGTAATATTCAAGAAGCAAACATAGAAGCAATTGGTCTTACGAATGTAGAAGTGACTGGAAACGCGTATGTGGGAGGTTTAGTAGGCAAAAGTAATTTATCTTCTTCTATCAGTGAAAGTTTTATTGAAGGTATTGTAGGTGGAAACTTTTGTGTAGGTGGTCTGGTTGGACATTGTTATAATACTTCTATCAGCGGCAGCTTTGCAGCAGGGAATGTAAGCGGAGATGAGTCAATTGGCGGCCTAATTGGATATTGTAATAGTTCTCCAATAGTTGGAAGTTCTCAAATATGTGATAGTTATGCAATGTGTAGCATAACTGGTAATAATTATGCTGGTGGTTTGGTAGGGTACAACATATATTCAACTTACAGTCAAAGTTATTATGATTATGAGACAGTTTTAATAAATGATCAGCACATAATATCAGTTGGCGCTCTTACCAGTGAGTTATATGATGCCTGGATGGATAATGATCTGACCTTAGAGATCACGGAATATCTGTCTTATGATGGAGAATATTATCTCATTAACGATACCGCTGATTTTGAAAAGCTTCTGGCATTTGGATATGAATCAACATACAGTTATAAACTTACGGAAGACATAGATTTGACCAGTAATCCAGATTTTTATATTCCTTTTTTTTCCGGGACAATTAATGGTGACCTTCATACTATTAACGGATTGAATGTAAATATACCTCAAAATGGTCGTATCGGACTTTTGGGTTATATTTATGAAGCAACCATAGAAAACCTTGGGGTAACCAATGTGAATGTGATTGGGCTTCGAGATGTAGGCGGATTGGCAGGTGCAAGTTTTATGTCTTTGATCAGCAACTGTTATTCGACGGGCAGTGTTAATGGTTCTGCAATGGCAGGAGGTTTACTTGGTTTAAATTATATGTCCACACTCAGCGAAAGTTTTTCAGCCTGTAGTGTTACTGGAAACTCCAGTATCGGTGGCTTAATAGGATTTAATGGTCAGTCCATAATCAGTAAAAGTTATGCTGTTGGCAGTGTTGATGGAGCAAACTTACAAGTTGGAGGACTTGTAGGGGAAAATTGTTATTCATCCATTATCAGTGAAAGTTTTGCTGCCGGTAATGTGAATGGGTATATGTATGTTGGCGGCTTAGCTGGCACGAATGATGAATCCGAGATCATTGATAGCTACGCAACAGGCAATGTGATTGGAGAAGATTCCAAAGTGGGAGGTCTGGTCGGACAGAATAGAGATTCATCGATCAGCCGCTGTTATGAAACAGGCATGGCAACAGCGAGTGAATGTGTAGGTGGTCTGATTGGAATTCAAATTAATGGTTCAATCAATAACAGTATCTGGAATATTGAGACATCCGGACAAGCTTTAGGGTATGCAACTAATTATAGTGGCACAATCACTAATTTACTTGGCAAAACAACAGCAGAAATGCTGCTTATGAGCACTTATACGGATATTAGTTGGGATTTTTGGGGGGAAAGTATTAATGGTGATGAAGATATATGGGATATTGACGAAGATATTAATGAGGGTTATCCGTTTATTTATGATATAGAAATTCCGGTGAGTAATGATGAAATGGTAATTGAAAATGTAAAATGTAAAATTGAAAATTATCCCAATCCATTTAATCCTGTGACTAATATCTGTTATGCATTAGGTGAAGATGCTGAAAATGTTACTTTGGCTGTTTATAATATCAAAGGACAAAGAATTTGGTCAAAGCAGCTAAAAGAGACAGGCAGGGGAAATCATTCACTGATCTGGTCAGGAGAGGGTTTGGCATCCGGAATATATTTTTATATGATCAAAGTAGATGAAAATACCAGTACAGGAAAGATGATAATGCTGAAATAA
- a CDS encoding GLUG motif-containing protein has translation MKGHIILLITLAIFSLLFADGTPAEGAGTENDPYLIETLDNLLWLSTTEAVWDSTSYFLQTADIDASDTQTWNNGEGFSPIGNYTSRFQGSYNGAYYNIDGLYIIRPIDNYIGLFGFTSRSTIEALSVINVNVYGHFQVGGLVGANNNQSLITECNTSGNVIGYWCVGGMVGINSNNSPLNICYATCIVSGLTDNVGGLVGTNYRSTLSTCYATGNVSGYTLVGGLIGENHYQSTLSKCYATGNVTGHSYIGGLAGSVYSCTLNASYATGNVIGEANVGGLAGRNYVATISSCYAIGSVSGNDHHGGLVGLNYFAQINNCVWNSGTTGQTIGIGYDYEGVITNLIGATTAEMQIVSTYTDIDWDFVGESINGTEEIWDIDDEINDGYPYIYDIEFPVSNDENVIHPGGQELEIENYPNPFNPVTNIFYELGEDAENVTLAVYNIRGQRVWQKQLKETGRGSHTVIWSGKGLASGIYFYMIRADENARTGKMIMLK, from the coding sequence ATGAAAGGGCACATTATTTTATTAATCACTTTGGCAATATTTTCTTTACTTTTTGCTGATGGCACTCCTGCTGAAGGTGCTGGCACAGAAAATGATCCTTATTTGATTGAGACATTGGATAACCTTTTGTGGTTGAGTACTACTGAGGCGGTTTGGGATAGTACTAGTTATTTTTTGCAGACTGCTGATATAGATGCCAGTGATACACAGACCTGGAATAATGGTGAAGGATTCAGTCCTATAGGAAATTATACTTCTCGATTTCAAGGTTCCTATAATGGTGCTTATTACAATATTGATGGTCTGTATATTATTAGACCTATAGATAATTACATCGGACTTTTTGGATTTACTTCCAGATCAACCATTGAAGCTCTTAGTGTTATTAATGTAAATGTGTATGGACATTTTCAAGTTGGCGGTTTGGTTGGAGCTAATAACAATCAATCCCTGATCACTGAATGCAATACAAGCGGAAATGTAATTGGGTATTGGTGCGTAGGTGGCATGGTGGGAATCAATAGTAATAATTCCCCGCTTAATATATGCTATGCAACCTGTATTGTGAGTGGACTCACTGACAATGTTGGGGGATTGGTAGGAACTAATTATAGATCTACTCTCAGCACATGCTATGCCACAGGTAATGTGAGTGGATATACTCTTGTTGGGGGATTGATTGGAGAAAATCATTATCAATCCACTCTCAGCAAATGCTATGCAACCGGCAATGTGACTGGTCATTCATACATTGGTGGTTTAGCAGGAAGTGTTTATTCATGCACTCTCAATGCAAGTTATGCTACTGGTAATGTGATTGGAGAAGCTAATGTAGGTGGTTTGGCTGGACGAAATTACGTTGCTACTATCAGCTCATGTTATGCCATTGGTAGTGTGAGTGGCAATGATCATCATGGTGGCTTGGTAGGATTAAATTATTTTGCACAAATAAATAACTGTGTCTGGAATTCAGGGACAACCGGGCAGACTATCGGGATTGGCTATGATTATGAAGGTGTAATAACAAATTTAATTGGAGCAACAACTGCAGAGATGCAGATAGTGAGTACTTATACTGATATTGACTGGGATTTTGTGGGGGAAAGTATCAATGGGACAGAAGAAATCTGGGATATAGATGATGAGATCAATGATGGTTATCCATATATTTATGATATTGAATTTCCGGTGAGCAATGATGAAAATGTAATCCACCCAGGCGGACAAGAATTGGAAATTGAAAATTATCCCAATCCCTTTAATCCGGTGACTAATATCTTTTATGAATTAGGTGAAGATGCTGAAAATGTGACTTTGGCTGTTTATAATATCAGAGGACAAAGAGTTTGGCAAAAGCAGCTAAAAGAGACAGGCAGGGGAAGTCATACAGTGATCTGGTCAGGAAAGGGGCTGGCATCAGGGATATATTTTTATATGATCAGGGCAGATGAAAATGCTAGAACAGGAAAGATGATCATGCTTAAGTAG